CTTCTTGTGCTTGGGGTTACTTCGGACTCTTGATGCCCAGCCCGATCGAATCGATCTTCAATTTTTCGGAGGTGCAGGAATTCAGGTCCTTACCGATCTCTTCCAGACGGCAGATAACAGCTTCATACTATGCGGCCTAAGTGGCGGTGTCAGCCCAAATGGCCGCGGTGATGCTTATATGGTACGATTGGATGCACAACGAAATCTGGAGTGGGAGCGAATACTTGGCTTTGACGAGCCAACCAGACTTGAGTCTGTTATTGATACCGATGATGGGCGGCTGATTTGTGCCGGCGTTAGTGAATCTCAGTTTTTCGGCATGGCGCTCACGCAAGATGGAGAAATAGAATGGGCTAATTTCTATGGACTCGGATATGCTCATGCTGCAATCGAATTGAAAGCAGGTGGTTTGATCTTCGCGGGTATCTCGTTGGCGAACGGCCAAAATCGAGCACAGTTAACTTCAGTTCGTGCAGATGGAGAAGTGAATTGGCAGCGCTATTACTCGCCCGGAGGATCGGCCAGATTTTACACTCTTCGTGAAGTCGAGGATGACATTATTGCCGCTGGCTGGGGTTTTATTCAAGGCGATGGTGATCATGTCTATGCCGTTCGCGCAAGTCAGGATAACGGGGATGTGATTTGGGAACGGTTCTTCAGAGACCTTCCACCCTACCAGGCTTATTCAATGGTATCTTCGGTTGATGGCAATTATCTTCTGACTGGATTTGCGCTTGCCGGTAGGGTCTATCCCTATCTAATGAACATCTCATCTGACGGTAATTTCAATTGGCTGCGAATCTATGAGAATCTGGGTGGCAATGCACGTGGATATTCGGTTGCGCGGCTTGACGACGGGTATCTAATTGTTGGAAGCGTAGGCATCGGCGCCCAACAGACCCGCCCTATAGCAATCCGAACCGCGAATACAGGCTTAGCCAACTGGGCAAGTCAGTATGCGGTTGAAGAGTTGGAGAATGTTGACGCGGGTAGTAATAATCTGAATTCGACGATCAGAACAACAAACAATTTATGGCTTGCCTGCGGATGGGTGCGCAAAACAAATTTCGAACTGGACTATGACGGAATCCTCGCCAGTTTTGTGCCGGACACTCTTGCCCCGATTATCCGAAATTACAGTCCACGTGACACACTGGTTCAAATCCTGTCAGAATCGAGTATAGACTTTCTCGTAGAGGCCGATTCTCCGGCTGGACAGGAAACACGCTATGAATGGTATGCGAATGATACACTATTGAATGAAGTTGATAATGGGATTACATTGGTGTTTCCAAGATCAGGCGATGTTACAATACGCTGTCGAGCATCAAATGAATTTGGTCGGGTCGATTTGACGTGGCT
This window of the Calditrichota bacterium genome carries:
- a CDS encoding PQQ-like beta-propeller repeat protein, with translation MDAQRNLEWERILGFDEPTRLESVIDTDDGRLICAGVSESQFFGMALTQDGEIEWANFYGLGYAHAAIELKAGGLIFAGISLANGQNRAQLTSVRADGEVNWQRYYSPGGSARFYTLREVEDDIIAAGWGFIQGDGDHVYAVRASQDNGDVIWERFFRDLPPYQAYSMVSSVDGNYLLTGFALAGRVYPYLMNISSDGNFNWLRIYENLGGNARGYSVARLDDGYLIVGSVGIGAQQTRPIAIRTANTGLANWASQYAVEELENVDAGSNNLNSTIRTTNNLWLACGWVRKTNFELDYDGILASFVPDTLAPIIRNYSPRDTLVQILSESSIDFLVEADSPAGQETRYEWYANDTLLNEVDNGITLVFPRSGDVTIRCRASNEFGRVDLTWLVRVRDLFIITHSPDTLSLTIRRNSEIDFSLDSVAYIGDSENLRYEWLIYDSAAVRWEEVAGDDRIGIRSYAFDRTGGYALKAKVFDPNVDPVPADSVQWAIQVRGVLRAFEPNVPEISLEPRQEATFELIPFNANNDSIQFWWTLDEADDTLSILSTLSISFADTGRYVVSGYAREQVGEEEWEEDVQRWAVNVGMLSVDDFGLDSGFRRNDDPLMISIAPNPFNDRATVTIDLGGRAFLPALRADKNVRLPSAQVGGLIPVRLSLYALDGREVLHLHDGPLSPGTHQFRFFTSFRMTSGVNMPSGVYLLRLQAGSHSRTVKAVLMR